The DNA window GGACATGATCGAGTGGACCTGAAGGAGGAACATCGAATAGGGCGTCTAAATGACCACTACAGAGGGGTCCTTGTCACGGATCAATGAAGAACTCGGCACCTCAGGGGTCGTTTGGGATCTCGGAGATGTGTATTCCGGCCCTGAAGACCGGCAACTGAGTGCCGACAAGGATGCCTGCAAGAAGCGGGCTGCCGTCTTTGCCGAACGCTACCGGGGGCGGGTCGGGACCCTCACTGCGCCGGAACTCCTCGATGCCGTGAAGGAACTGGAGGCCATCTCTGAGCTCATGGCCCGCATAACGTCCTTCGCCCACCTTGATTTCTCGGTCAAGGTCACTGATTCTAAGGCAGGGGCCTTTCTCCAGTCCGTGCGGGAATTCGCAAGCCTCGTTTCCCGTGACCTCGTCTTTTTCGATCTGGAGTGGGCAAACGTCCCGGATGAACGGGCGGAATCCCTCCTTGCCGAACCCGTGCTTGCCCCCTATGGCCATTATCTCAAGACCCTCCGTCGCTACAGGCCCCATCTCCTTTCCGAGCTGGAGGAGCGCCTTCTTGTCGAGATCAGTCCGGTGAGGACATCGTCCTGGGTCGGACTCTTTGAAAAGGTCATGGCGGCAAAACGTTACGGCAAGGAGGGCAAGACCCAGGAGGAGGTCCTCTCCGGTCTCTACTCGCCGGATCGCGATATACGAATGACGGCTGCAAAAGACCTCACAGCCGGACTTCATGAGGACATTGCTGTCCTCACCCACATCCTCAATACGATCCTCGCGGACAAGATGATCGAAGACAGGCTCAGGTCCTATGCCGGATGGCTGAGCGCCATGAACCTTGCAAACGAGCTAGATGACGACACAGTCGCATGCCTCATCGCGTCTGTTACCCGTGGTTTCAGGATCGTCGAAAGGTACTACCGCCTGAAAAGGGAACTCCTCGGGATAGAAAGGCTTAAAGACTTTGACAGGTACGCACCCCTTCCCCATTTTCCTTCCGAGACCGTCAGTTGGGATGAATGCCTGAAGACCGTTCTCGATGCGTTTGTCCGTTTTTCTCCGGATATGGCCGGGATCGCACGCCGTTTCATCGATGAAAATTGGATACACGCACCGGTCCTTCCGGGAAAGACCCCGGGTGCCTTTGCGCACCCCTGTGTCCCTGCCGTGCATCCGTATATCCTTGTGAACTACACGGGCAATTTCCGCGACGTGGAGACCGTAGCCCACGAACTTGGCCATGGTGTCCATCAGTTACTCGCATCTAGCGCGGGATTTTTCAACAGCCAGACCCCTCTTACTATCGCCGAGACCGCCTCGGTCTTCGCGGAGCTCCTCGTCTTCAAGGACCTCATGGCACGGCTCAAGACCCGTGAGGAGAGGCTCGCCTTTCTCTGTTCCAAGATCGAATCCATCTTTGCTACGGTCTTTCGTCAGATCGCCATGAACCGTTTCGAGGATGCGATCCATACCCGAAGGCGGGAGGTGGGGGAGCTATCCCCTGAGGATTTTTCTGCACTCTGGCTCAAGACACAGCAGGAGATGTTCGGCGACAGTCTCGAACTCACGCCCGATTACGGGGTCTGGTGGGCCTATATCGGGCACTTCGTCCATGCGCCGGGTTATGTTTACGCCTATGCCTTCGGGGAGCTTCTCGTCCTGTCCCTCTACCGGCTTTATGAGGAGGGATACCCCGATTTCACCCGTCTCTATCTGGAACTTCTCGCTTCCGGAGGCAGCTTGACCCCTTATGAACTCCTTTCTCCCTTTGATGTGGATCTCCACTCAGCCGACTTTTGGGATCGCGGCATCCACGTCATCGACGATATGGTTGCCGATGCGGAACGCCTCGCCACCCAATCTCTATCCTGAATCCGTGAGATATGCACTCAACCTTTCGATTTCCCACATCTCCGAGCTGTCACGTACCCGCCAGTAGAGGACAGGGGATCTTGTTGCTTGTTACCAGTAAGCCTCGTCCGGATCGGTCATTTTGTCCCGGACATTCCGTATCTTCCGCTTTATTCGTTTGATATCCCCTGTCGATTCCCCGGTAAGGAGATCCATGGCCTCCTGGTAGGCCTTGATAGCCTCGTCGAGCTGTCCCGCTTTGTAATAGGCGTCTCCAAGGTGTTCCGATATGGTAGGGTCCCCGCCGGCGAGTTCCCTCGCCCTTTTGAGGTGCTGGACTGCTTCGTCGTAGCGGCCCTTTTTGAAAAGCACCCATCCAAGGCTGTCCATAACGAAACCGTCATCAGGAAGGCTTTCAAGGGCCTTTCTCACGAGGGATTCAGCCTCGTCGAGACGTATGCCCATTTCGGCATAGGTGTAGCCGATATAGTTGAGTGCGCCGGGGTGTTTTCCGTCCAGGGCGAGGATTCGTTGGGCAAGGGCGAGGGCCTCGTCCCGTGCCCCTTCCTTGTCGTGGAGCATGACGAGGGAAAAGAGGATCCTCGTATCATCCGGATGGATGGCGTTTGCCTCCTGGAGGACCCGCCTGGCCTCTGACAGTTGCCCTGAGTCTAAATAGAGCTCGGCAATTCGAATGGTGAGGCCGATTTTGTCCGGCGTGGCAAGAAGCGCTTTATCGAGGACCTGGAAGGCCTCTTGCTTCCTGCCGAGATCAAGGAGTATGCCTGCCTTTTGTATCGCCGAATCGTCGGCAAAGCGGGGTCCCTTCACCTTTTCCAGGACGGCTAAGGCGCCTTCGCGATCGCCCTTTCCTTCGAGGGCGATGGACATGAGAAGAAAGATCCGCTCGTCAGCGGGATACCGGGCAGAAAGGGATTGGAGAAAGGAGATGGTCTCCTCGAATTCCCGCATTTCCAGCCCTAAGCGGGCGATTTGGAGATCGAGCTCCACGTCCCCGATCCCCATTTCCCTAAGGGCGAGGAGTTCGTCTCTGGCCTCGGATATCTTACGTTTCTCCATTAGGAAGCGGATGAGCAGATCCCGCGCCTTCAGGTTCCCCGGTTCCCTTGCGACGAAGGAGCGAAGGGTCTTGATGGCGCCTTCAGTGTCTCCCTTTTGGTTGTATGTGTCGGCCAGGTCTTTCCATGCGGCGTCGAGCCCCGGATTGAGCTCGATGGCCTGCTTGAGGTTGGAGATGGCCTTTTCGTAGTTGCCCTGGTCTCGGTACAGGAGTCCAAGGTAATAAAAGGTCATGAACGGGCCGTCGCCATCCGTGGTTTTCGCCCTCTCCAGGAGTTCGATGGCCTTGGGGATGTCTTGCGCCTGGGCGGCGATGGTGCCGGCCCAGAAAAGGGCGTTTCGGTTTTGGGGATCCTTAGATAGGACCTCTTCCAGCATGATGCGGGCCTCCGAGAGGTTTCCCATGGCCGCGTGGATCCGGGCGAGCGAGATCTTGACCTTACTGTTATCCGGATCCTTAGCGAGGGCCATCTCGGCCCATCTCTTTGCTCCCTCTAAGTCCTTGAGCTGTAAGGATACATGGGCGAGTTCGAGGAGAAGGAAAGGCTCGTCAGGGGCATGGGCAAGGGCCTGCTCCA is part of the Deltaproteobacteria bacterium genome and encodes:
- a CDS encoding M3 family oligoendopeptidase, which gives rise to MTTTEGSLSRINEELGTSGVVWDLGDVYSGPEDRQLSADKDACKKRAAVFAERYRGRVGTLTAPELLDAVKELEAISELMARITSFAHLDFSVKVTDSKAGAFLQSVREFASLVSRDLVFFDLEWANVPDERAESLLAEPVLAPYGHYLKTLRRYRPHLLSELEERLLVEISPVRTSSWVGLFEKVMAAKRYGKEGKTQEEVLSGLYSPDRDIRMTAAKDLTAGLHEDIAVLTHILNTILADKMIEDRLRSYAGWLSAMNLANELDDDTVACLIASVTRGFRIVERYYRLKRELLGIERLKDFDRYAPLPHFPSETVSWDECLKTVLDAFVRFSPDMAGIARRFIDENWIHAPVLPGKTPGAFAHPCVPAVHPYILVNYTGNFRDVETVAHELGHGVHQLLASSAGFFNSQTPLTIAETASVFAELLVFKDLMARLKTREERLAFLCSKIESIFATVFRQIAMNRFEDAIHTRRREVGELSPEDFSALWLKTQQEMFGDSLELTPDYGVWWAYIGHFVHAPGYVYAYAFGELLVLSLYRLYEEGYPDFTRLYLELLASGGSLTPYELLSPFDVDLHSADFWDRGIHVIDDMVADAERLATQSLS
- a CDS encoding tetratricopeptide repeat protein, whose amino-acid sequence is MRIYKGLTLAIATLLATCLSGTAISSTPFAQAEGARYPAYAFYLQAVLEQAAGRLETARDLLEQALAHAPDEPFLLLELAHVSLQLKDLEGAKRWAEMALAKDPDNSKVKISLARIHAAMGNLSEARIMLEEVLSKDPQNRNALFWAGTIAAQAQDIPKAIELLERAKTTDGDGPFMTFYYLGLLYRDQGNYEKAISNLKQAIELNPGLDAAWKDLADTYNQKGDTEGAIKTLRSFVAREPGNLKARDLLIRFLMEKRKISEARDELLALREMGIGDVELDLQIARLGLEMREFEETISFLQSLSARYPADERIFLLMSIALEGKGDREGALAVLEKVKGPRFADDSAIQKAGILLDLGRKQEAFQVLDKALLATPDKIGLTIRIAELYLDSGQLSEARRVLQEANAIHPDDTRILFSLVMLHDKEGARDEALALAQRILALDGKHPGALNYIGYTYAEMGIRLDEAESLVRKALESLPDDGFVMDSLGWVLFKKGRYDEAVQHLKRARELAGGDPTISEHLGDAYYKAGQLDEAIKAYQEAMDLLTGESTGDIKRIKRKIRNVRDKMTDPDEAYW